A stretch of the Vigna radiata var. radiata cultivar VC1973A chromosome 9, Vradiata_ver6, whole genome shotgun sequence genome encodes the following:
- the LOC106773015 gene encoding uncharacterized protein LOC106773015, which yields MDATESQTDLQTRPGIFIIGSSNVGKRTIISRLTSVDVEDAFDSASEVNVHGWTINNKYYTADVSIWMAHLRDDYSAGNMSVFRRMTALVMVFDMNEPSSLAALREWVSHTDIQNFEILLCIGNKVDLVSGHPAHAEYRRRLLKLEDSAVDRYSEEYGISELEGTSLLGDEAPAWDIRSSCLEWCTDHNIEFIEACASNADFDKCLSIDGDLQGVERLHGALSAHMWPGMVLKSGDRINQPSFSEKEELSSEESDYEPEYEVLSAGSADPWYESEQVWVSASSLDAGGSAPQNNPSAEGQQEDGIKPDKESAPTTSSDAIQDERERDVLNNTMDSEGDEKADEGKYLDIEDLEQLMSEIGNMRAGLRLMPDFQRRDMAAKLAMKMASIFGGESDDEKI from the exons ATGGATGCTACCGAATCGCAAACGGATCTGCAGACCCGACCTGGAATCTTCATCATAGGATCCTCAAACGTTGGCAAACGCACCATCATATCTC GACTGACCTCTGTTGATGTTGAGGATGCTTTTGATTCGGCTTCTGAAGTGAATGTCCATGG GTGGACTATCAATAATAAGTACTATACTGCTGATGTTTCTATATGGATGGCTCATCTTCGTGATGATTATTCTGCCGGTAACATGTCTGTGTTTCGACGCATGACTGCATTGGTGATGGTTTTTGACATGAATGAA CCGTCTTCCCTAGCCGCACTTCGAGAATGGGTGTCTCACACTGATATTCAGAACTTTGAGATATTACTGTGTATTGGAAACAAAGTGGATTTAGTTTCTGGGCATCCAGCTCATGCCGAATACAGAAGGCGGTTGCTGAAACTGGAAGACTCTGCTGTAGATCGTTATTCAGAAGAGTATGGAATATCTGAATTAGAGGGAACTAGTTTATTGGGGGATGAGGCACCAGCATGGGACATCAGAAGTTCGTGTTTAGAATGGTGCACTGATCACAATATTGAGTTCATCGAGGCATGTGCTTCCAATGCTGATTTTGACAAAT GTTTGTCCATAGATGGTGATTTACAAGGAGTTGAACGTCTCCATGGTGCACTTTCTGCTCATATGTGGCCTGGAATGGTATTGAAATCTGGTGATAGGATAAATCAACCATCATTTTCTGAGAAAGAGg AGTTATCTTCTGAAGAATCTGACTATGAACCTGAGTACGAAGTATTATCAGCTGGTTCGGCTGATCCCTGGTATGAAAGTGAACAAGTATGGGTTTCTGCTTCTTCCTTAGATGCAGGGGGGTCAGCTCCTCAAAACAATCCTAGTGCAGAGGGTCAACAGGAGGATGGAATTAAACCTGATAAAGAGTCTGCGCCCACAACTTCAAGTGATGCAATTCAAGATGAAAGGGAGAGGGATGTGCTGAACAATACCATGGATTCTGAAGGAGATGAAAAGGCAGACGAAGGTAAATATCTTGACATAGAGGATTTGGAACAGTTGATGTCAGAGATTGGGAATATGCGTGCAGGTTTAAGATTGATGCCTGATTTTCAAAGAAGGGACATGGCAGCAAAGCTGGCCATGAAAATGGCTTCCATTTTTGGAGGAGAGAGTGACGATGAGAAAATTTAG
- the LOC106773391 gene encoding 14-3-3 protein zeta-like, protein MKGDYYRYLVEFKAGNKSMEVTEHSLKANHTAATTVERELQPTHSIRLGDYYDIVGRSSDNYFFFFADEVTCQEHPNTGRGAMMNGLRESFRIIDTLSTRNDYIASVEDLRCRRLEVNKIQEEWKTLEEDLPPPKPPELEGAT, encoded by the coding sequence ATGAAAGGAGACTATTACAGGTACTTGGTAGAATTCAAAGCTGGTAATAAAAGTATGGAGGTAACAGAGCATTCACTTAAAGCAAATCACACAGCTGCTACCACTGTTGAGAGGGAATTACAACCTACACATTCTATTCGTTTGGGAGATTACTATGATATAGTAGGGAGATCAAGtgacaactatttttttttttttgctgatGAAGTAACGTGCCAAGAGCACCCAAATACTGGCCGGGGAGCGATGATGAATGGATTACGAGAGTCTTTTCGCATAATTGACACATTGAGCACGAGAAATGATTATATTGCATCAGTGGAGGATTTGAGGTGTAGAAGGCTGGAAGTTAATAAAATCCAGGAAGAATGGAAGACATTAGAAGAGGATTtgccaccacccaagcctccagAATTGGAGGGTGCCACCTAA
- the LOC106773845 gene encoding uncharacterized protein LOC106773845 translates to MSGTGKKPREITIKLLCPSLSKMAQVVVWEDQRIDLGSISRAFGLDPSTLRLNGHFISRGVDLMASSLTWNSLLSFFSSKGLPTGRDQCDALLVTGKLCKVGLKRGHDLLDFQNGIGKMIESENAVNIKGIQLEAINLIKNKKLKESSSEGEILKGQSCKRKQLWEDVNLFKKLKIDEDKSDIGDKIDDHSGSIARNQFTCSYASKNLKRIREDEAIVAANYKRIR, encoded by the exons ATGTCAGGGACAGGGAAGAAACCCAGAGAGATAACCATAAAGCTGCTATGCCCCTCTCTCTCGAAGATGGCCCAAGTGGTGGTGTGGGAGGACCAGAGAATCGACTTGGGCTCCATTTCGCGGGCCTTTGGGCTTGACCCATCAACACTGAGGCTGAACGGTCACTTCATCAGCAGAGGGGTGGACCTCATGGCTTCCTCCCTCACTTGGaactctcttctctctttcttctcctcCAAAGGCTTGCCCACTGGCAGAGACCAATGTGATGCTCTTCTCGTCACTGGCAAGCTCTGCAAAGTAGGACTCAAGC GAGGACATGACTTACTAGATTTTCAAAATGGGATTGGCAAGATGATAGAAAGTGAGAATGCTGTTAACATTAAAGGAATTCAACTGGAAGCTATCAACTTGATCAAGAATAAAAAGTTGAAAGAGAGCAGCTCAG AAGGCGAGATTCTGAAAGGCCAAAGCTGCAAGAGAAAGCAACTATGGGAAGATGTCAACCTATTCAAGAAACTAAAAATAGACGAGGACAAGTCAG ATATTGGAGATAAAATTGATGACCACTCTGGGAGCATTGCACGCAACCAGTTTACGTGCAGCTATGCAAGTAAGAATCTGAAGCGGATACGAGAAGACGAGGCAATTGTGGCAGCTAACTACAAAAGGATTAGATAA
- the LOC106772979 gene encoding GPI transamidase component PIG-T, producing MALPPKATFPLSLFLLLPLLLLSLVLATTTQQEEFSEELLLKPLPDRKILAHFHFQNEAPLDADSFARHHHLFPKSISQLVQKFHVKSMELSFTQGRWNYERWGGFDPISSHNAKPPGVELWAVFDVPPHQVDASWKNLTHSLSGLFCASINFLESSTTYSAPEWAFQSALGSLRYGTLPREAVCTENLTPWLKLLPCRDKAGLSSLMDRPSIYRSFYHSQRLHLTMSSAPSDGSRSGIILEQTLTVVLQPNDQNADMDHVSKAKIQPSWSLSSIFGRKISGRCVLAKLSNVYLHADKGLVAQLENLHKNTAQSANNDTGPEDYRVNVGFKLSVTPKRVHTELGKDSSILYEYPIKDYKDTEQFDLGLSWEHPIVWSSPHAPFYASRFLMGSGNERGAIAISLKSTEMTQGLVTNNIEERCKLQVNVLQVVPWYVKVYYHTLQLLVDERPRVLTDFVERMRVSPSEDKVSPGMMELVLQFPCEMKSAVLSIEFDKGFLHIDEYPPDANQGFDIPSAIISFPDFNAGLQFFDKSQSKSPLLSKLQEKSPVLSYTEVLLVPLTTPDFSMPYNVITITCTVFALYFGSLVNVLRRRVGEEERLLKNKDASKAVFLRRVLTKLSAKLRGRPLESTTSPSSSSSSSSSSFVSPKLILRVLLVAGIAIAWQCYSQ from the exons ATGGCTCTTCCTCCCAAAGCCACTttccctctctctctttttcttcttcttcctcttcttctactCTCTCTGGTTTTAGCCACAACAACACAACAAGAAGAGTTCTCGGAGGAGTTGCTGCTGAAGCCCTTGCCCGATCGCAAGATTCTCGCGCATTTCCACTTCCAAAATGAAGCTCCTCTCGACGCCGATTCGTTTGCTCGTCACCACCACCTCTTCCCCAAATCTATTTCTCAGCTG GTTCAGAAGTTTCATGTTAAGTCAATGGAGTTATCTTTTACACAAGGTCGATGGAACTATGAAAGATGGGGTGGATTTGATCCAATATCAAGTCATAATGCAAAGCCTCCAGGAGTTGAATTGTGGGCAGTTTTTGATGTCCCTCCACATCAGGTTGATGCTTCTTGGAAAAATTTAACCCATTCACTATCAGGTCTCTTTTGTGCTTCCATCAACTTCCTGGAGTCTTCTACAACGTATTCAGCGCCTGAATGGGCATTTCAATCAGCTCTGGGTAGTTTAAGATATGGTACACTGCCACGTGAAGCTGTCTGCACTGAGAATCTTACACCCTGGTTGAAACTCCTTCCCTGTCGAGATAAAGCTGGTCTCTCTTCCTTAATGGATAGACCATCTATTTACAGAAGCTTTTACCACTCCCAGCGGTTGCACTTGACAATGTCCTCTGCTCCTTCAGATGGGTCAAGATCAGGAATTATTCTAGAACAAACACTTACAGTTGTACTCCAGCCTAATGATCAGAATGCTGATATGGACCATGTCAGCAAAGCAAAGATACAACCAAGCTGGTCCCTGAGTTcaatatttggaagaaaaatcaGTGGAAGATGTGTCCTTGCCAAGCTGAGTAATGTTTACCTTCATGCTGATAAAGGTCTAGTTGCTCAACTTGAGAATCTCCATAAGAATACTGCTCAATCTGCTAATAATGACACAGGTCCTGAAGATTATAGAGTGAACGTTGGCTTTAAATTGTCTGTTACTCCCAAAAGGGTGCATACAGAATTGGGAAAGGACTCCTCAATTCTGTATGAATACCCAATCAAAGATTACAAGGATACTGAACAATTTGATTTAGGCCTATCGTGGGAGCATCCAATTGTTTGGTCCAGTCCACATGCACCTTTTTATGCTAGTAGATTTTTGATGGGAAGTGGAAATGAAAGGGGTGCTATTGCAATATCCTTGAAATCAACAGAAATGACCCAGGGACTTGTAACCAATAATATTGAAGAGAGGTGTAAGTTGCAAGTTAATGTTCTCCAAGTTGTGCCTTGGTATGTTAAAGTATATTATCATACTTTGCAATTATTAGTTGATGAAAGACCTCGAGTACTCACAGATTTTGTTGAGAGAATGCGTGTTTCACCTTCTGAAGACAAAGTATCCCCAGGGATGATGGAGCTAGTCCTCCAATTTCCTTGTGAAATGAAGTCAGCTGTATTGAGTATAGAGTTTGACAAG GGCTTCTTGCACATTGATGAATACCCTCCAGATGCCAATCAAGGATTCGACATTCCATCCGCAATAATAAGCTTTCCTGACTTCAATGCTGGTTTgcaattttttgataaatctCAAAGCAAGTCACCGCTGTTGTCTAAATTACAG GAAAAGAGTCCTGTTCTCTCTTACACAGAAGTTTTACTTGTACCCTTGACGACTCCTGATTTCAGTATGCCATATAATGTCATCACAATTACATGCACAGTTTTTGCGTTGTATTTTGGATCTTTGGTAAATGTTCTCAGAAGACGAGTTGGAGAGGAGGAAAGACTTTTGAAAAACAAAG ATGCAAGCAAAGCTGTTTTCCTTCGTAGAGTACTAACTAAATTATCTGCCAAGCTTAGAGGCAGACCATTGGAATCAACTACGTCcccttcatcatcatcatcatcatcatcatcatcctttGTTAGTCCAAAATTGATTCTCAGAGTATTACTGGTTGCAGGAATTGCAATTGCATGGCAATGCTACTCACAATGA
- the LOC106773014 gene encoding uncharacterized protein LOC106773014 codes for MDATESQTDLQNRPGIFIIGSSNVGKRTIISRLTSVDVEDAFDSASEVNVHGWTINNKYYTADVSIWMAHLRDDYSAGNMSLFRRMTALVMVFDMNEPSSLAALREWVSHTDIQNFEILLCIGNKVDLVSGHPAHAEYRRRLLKLEDSAVDSYSEEYGISESEGTSLLGDEAPAWDIRRSCLEWCTDHNIEFIEACASNAVFDKCLSIDGDLQGVERLHGALSAHMWPGMVLKSGDRINQPSFPEKEELSSEESDYEPEYEVLSAGSADPWYESEQVWVSASSLNAGGSAPQNNPSAKGQQEDGIKPDKESAPTTSSDAIQDESERDVLHNTMDSEGDEKANEGKYLDLEDLEQLMSEIGNMRAGLRLMPDFQRRDMAAKLAMKMASIFGGESDDEKI; via the exons ATGGATGCTACCGAATCGCAAACGGATTTGCAGAACCGACCCGGAATCTTCATCATTGGATCCTCAAACGTTGGCAAACGCACCATCATATCTC GATTGACCTCTGTTGATGTTGAGGATGCTTTTGATTCGGCTTCTGAAGTGAACGTCCATGG GTGGACTATCAATAATAAGTACTATACTGCTGATGTTTCTATATGGATGGCTCATCTTCGTGATGATTATTCTGCCGGTAACATGTCCCTGTTTCGACGCATGACTGCATTGGTGATGGTTTTTGACATGAATGAA CCATCTTCCCTAGCTGCACTTCGAGAATGGGTGTCTCACACTGATATTCAGAACTTTGAGATTTTACTGTGTATTGGAAACAAAGTGGATCTGGTTTCTGGGCATCCAGCTCATGCTGAATACAGAAGGCGGTTGCTGAAACTAGAAGACTCTGCTGTAGATAGTTATTCAGAAGAGTATGGAATATCTGAATCAGAGGGAACTAGTTTATTGGGGGATGAGGCACCAGCATGGGACATCAGAAGGTCCTGTTTGGAATGGTGCACTGATCACAATATTGAGTTCATCGAGGCATGTGCTTCCAATGCTGTTTTTGACAAAT GTTTGTCCATAGATGGTGATTTACAAGGAGTTGAACGTCTCCATGGTGCACTTTCTGCTCATATGTGGCCTGGAATGGTATTGAAATCTGGTGATAGGATAAATCAACCATCATTTCCTGAGAAAGAGg AGTTATCTTCAGAAGAATCTGACTATGAACCTGAGTATGAAGTATTATCAGCTGGTTCGGCTGATCCCTGGTATGAAAGTGAACAAGTATGGGTTTCTGCATCTTCCTTAAATGCAGGGGGATCAGCTCCTCAAAACAATCCTAGTGCAAAGGGTCAACAGGAGGATGGAATTAAACCTGATAAAGAGTCTGCGCCCACAACTTCAAGTGATGCAATTCAAGATGAAAGTGAGAGGGATGTGCTGCACAATACCATGGATTCTGAAGGAGATGAAAAGGCAAACGAAGGTAAATATCTTGACTTAGAGGATTTGGAACAGTTGATGTCGGAGATTGGGAATATGCGTGCAGGCTTAAGATTGATGCCTGATTTTCAAAGAAGGGACATGGCAGCAAAGCTCGCCATGAAAATGGCTTCCATTTTTGGAGGAGAGAGTGACGATGAGAAAATTTAG